From the genome of Aspergillus chevalieri M1 DNA, chromosome 8, nearly complete sequence, one region includes:
- a CDS encoding uncharacterized protein (TransMembrane:2 (i21-38o50-69i)), producing MAPRTYRPTNTYYAMPNYRRILGAYAITGLFACAHIHPPHPPSPHATLLWINYFVTLVVLLLMNPFLCFERTMINEDAGEGCGQGSVDMVSVL from the coding sequence ATGGCACCAAGAACTTACCGTCCAACAAACACCTACTACGCAATGCCAAACTACCGCCGCATCCTCGGTGCCTACGCCATTACCGGCCTATTCGCCTGCGCGCACATACatcctccccatccaccatccccacaCGCAACACTCCTCTGGATCAATTACTTCGTCACCCTGGTGGTCCTGCTTTTAATGAACCCATTCCTCTGCTTTGAGCGCACGATGATTAACGAAGACGCGGGGGAAGGTTGTGGTCAAGGCTCCGTTGATATGGTTTCGGTCTTGTGA
- a CDS encoding uncharacterized protein (COG:S;~EggNog:ENOG410PGRM), giving the protein MLDENLPTFYLKHGQNKHSWTIYLCHHGDEPAPAYHLRYPDPSSPSSKNRYAVALCDPYVPEIIYGEVLLIPEWTQPSLSADAIRANGGVTPPPEPILPSQFVVHLYNPDQQIVVRYKPKTWNSPATWEFEMPQHTFRQPSSSTLDRTQIDPAVADVTPKLRFGWRKDSKLSKDLACLLSGKTASITETKTKSKEPDITISIFKGLREMTLYEPNLYRVEMEDFKGLECVLLLGAVTIRDVFFTSIEKAFSISHDVKKPQKTPQNAAAVQKPIQKPGPSTAAPVANGLKAQPQPQPQQPPAMSGALVANNKPHPTRAGPERPRVTIPQQNKPLPEAVSQPSQPQPQTRPQQQQQPQQVRFSPGTRPEDDLRRQKKMQEANDKARRKKQAEIEKETKRLQKIYGREEEQVRRSQQQRPAQPRPQPQPQRPTQHRPTQSHPSSSRPHLPPRPGPGPGPYLHVPPSQVGNNRRPNAHASVQFLPLQPQHVSSPGLQQKKSSFFGLRRSSEEKNKEKLAKKRSSMF; this is encoded by the exons ATGCTCGACGAGAACCTCCCCA CATTTTACCTCAAACATGGCCAAAATAAACATTCCTGGACCATCTATCTTTGCCACCACGGCGATGAACCCGCTCCAGCCTACCACCTCCGCTACCCAGACCCatcttctccctcctccaaGAACCGCTACGCAGTCGCGCTCTGCGACCCCTACGTCCCGGAGATAATCTACGGTGAAgtcctcctcatcccagAATGGACGCAACCTTCGTTGTCCGCAGATGCGATCCGCGCAAACGGCGGCGTCACACCTCCCCCTGAACCTATCCTTCCTAGCCAGTTCGTTGTGCATTTGTATAATCCGGACCAACAGATCGTTGTGCGGTATAAGCCTAAGACGTGGAATAGTCCTGCGACGTGGGAATTTGAGATGCCGCAACACACTTTCCGACAGCCGTCGAGTTCGACGTTGGATCGCACGCAAATTGATCCTGCGGTCGCGGATGTAACGCCCAAGTTGCGTTTTGGATGGCGAAAGGATAGCAAGTTGTCCAAGGATCTAGCATGCTTATTATCCGGGAAAACGGCATCGATTACGGAAACTAAAACGAAGAGTAAAGAGCCGGATATCACGATTTCGATCTTCAAGGGCCTGCGCGAGATGACATTATACGAGCCGAACCTATATCGcgtggagatggaggatttcAAGGGGCTGGAGTGTGTTTTGCTGCTGGGGGCTGTTACGATTAGAGATGTGTTTTTTACGTCGATTGAAAAGGCATTTTCGATTTCGCATGATGTGAAGAAACCGCAGAAGACCCCGCAgaatgctgctgctgtgcaGAAACCTATTCAGAAACCGGGTCCTAGTACTGCAGCCCCTGTTGCCAATGGCCTTAAAGCTCAGCCTCAACCTCAGCCTCAGCAACCACCGGCTATGTCGGGCGCACTGGTTGCGAACAACAAACCGCATCCTACACGCGCAGGTCCGGAACGACCCCGGGTTACTATTCCCCAGCAAAACAAACCACTACCAGAGGCCGTATCTCAACCTTCGCAGCCACAACCACAGACTCgtccacaacagcaacagcaaccacaACAAGTACGTTTCTCCCCAGGCACCAGACCAGAGGACGACCTCCGCCGCCAAAAGAAAATGCAAGAAGCAAACGACAAAGCGCGCCGCAAGAAACAAGCCGAAatcgaaaaggaaaccaagCGTCTGCAGAAGATCTACGGCAGAGAGGAGGAACAGGTACGCCGGtctcagcagcagcgccCTGCACAGCCCCGGCCACAACCGCAGCCACAACGCCCGACACAGCATCGTCCTACGCAATCACATCCGTCGTCCTCACGGCCACACCTTCCACCTCGTCCAGGTCCAGGTCCGGGCCCGTATCTCCATGTCCCGCCATCACAGGTGGGAAATAACAGGCGACCCAATGCCCACGCGTCAGTCCAATTCCTCCCGTTGCAGCCACAACACGTATCCTCCCCAGGCCTGCAGCAGAAAAAGAGCAGTTTCTTTGGATTGCGCCGGTCATCCGAGGAAAAGAATAAAGAGAAGCTGGCGAAGAAGCGGAGTTCGATGTTTTAA
- a CDS encoding uncharacterized protein (COG:G;~EggNog:ENOG410Q18F;~InterPro:IPR013078,IPR029033;~PFAM:PF00300), whose protein sequence is MPPVIHLVRHAQGVHNLSTANHVIHDPSLTDLGHEQCRTLRHAFPYHERIELVTASPLRRTLYTALHSFEPAFEKGDDVKLIALPDVQETSDVPCDTGSDPEVLKEEFVEKGLPVDLGLLRDGWNNKFEGRYQPTNQAIKDRARDARRWLKARPEKEIVVVTHGGFLHYLTEDWEDSSQYQGTGWANTEYRTYVFSEEEHKDDLEGYALEGDNATLVETTESRNRRGKDGPTPHRERQRTLYKLGTQGWEDQGLQLSTAEREAAKVPGGKEVGGVRV, encoded by the exons ATGCCTCCTGTCATCCACCTAGTCCGCCATGCGCAG GGCGTTCACAACCTCTCAACAGCAAACCACGTAATCCACGACCCCTCCCTCACCGACCTCGGCCACGAACAATGCCGCACCCTCCGCCACGCCTTCCCCTACCACGAGCGCATCGAGCTTGTAACCGCCTCCCCGCTGCGCAGAACCCTCTACACAGCGCTGCACAGCTTCGAGCCTGCCTTTGAAAAGGGCGATGATGTGAAATTGATTGCGTTGCCGGACGTGCAGGAGACCAGTGACGTTCCTTGTGATACGGGGAGTGACCCGGAGGTTTTGAAGGAGGAGTTTGTGGAGAAGGGGTTGCCGGTTGATTTGGGGTTGTTAAGGGATGGGTGGAATAATAAGTTC GAAGGTCGCTATCAGCCCACCAACCAGGCGATCAAGGATCGTGCGCGCGACGCGAGACGTTGGTTAAAGGCCAGACCCGAGAAGGAGATTGTCGTGGTGACCCATGGTGGTTTCTTGCATTATCTCACCGAGGACTGGGAGGATAGCTCTCAGTACCAGG GAACCGGCTGGGCCAACACCGAATACCGCACTTACGTCTTCTCCGAAGAGGAGCACAAAGATGATCTCGAAGGCTACGCGCTGGAAGGCGACAACGCaactctcgtcgagacaacGGAATCCCGCAACCGTCGCGGAAAGGACGGTCCCACTCCCCACCGCGAGCGCCAGAGGACTCTGTACAAGCTTGGTACGCAGGGATGGGAAGACCAGGGGTTGCAGCTTAGTACGGCGGAGAGAGAGGCTGCGAAGGTGCCTGGTGGGAAAGAGGTCGGTGGGGTGAGGGTATAG
- a CDS encoding HECT domain protein (COG:O;~EggNog:ENOG410PIM3;~InterPro:IPR000569,IPR035983,IPR032353;~PFAM:PF00632,PF16558;~TransMembrane:1 (o974-998i);~go_function: GO:0004842 - ubiquitin-protein transferase activity [Evidence IEA]), whose amino-acid sequence MTRLRGASERLPDVARDSPQFYRSKLPPNAPEVIVQNTVEVSHPAQVLPWYRDDRRRQFHLLVRRYKNQVLYGCQDPNCLTSTCASYRRRVTEGPFRRYTELSARTLACYLASLDNAENGLCRNPPRSFWESPHDAPRRSRRHSRGLPERDETGKHGNSIAQQESASTEVAQASSHIQKSTDQYTASEKLKDPKSFTQNLFDTLSLRMVDWLPLRRSHDTLDSRPDRAPTQPAPHPPKLDSHPSKSDSKKDERPPSRRYSGTPSGNYCTYSPRTSSRQPAAVEVKLPNQHVKRLSLTESDQWCQGPRSSFEEKVHPERKPAKKLSINAHPTTTEYTNLPSPPALKHRPQKHRGRTEEVNGIKPSERQKKERRVSWDGSKLLNDVQSFENRQPPAVTPEPPIEIQSPSDRKPKRKSQPCQKETVPTVQTVTHLSKEIVDGLGQVMIQSEEEAQRWKEELEYMELTGNYDGSDWFSATPRQQQAFAFVAQSVFYSLSGPRQILRCFRKGASGNNNGKDRSPRLDFREIQSSLRKLTTVCPWDMVLHSLWGAVGKLFVPPKELPMSGRHSRRSSATSSIAAPVSAPILVRRASDNTQEEHVTDANAAHIVTVALFALAGSLPEVDASTWRGILRMRAIGTVAADAEMRKLPSTSAELVTEVTDKFEHDLALRLANRLVRALTARLAFHEISKARDSTFAPKRSVLDLIVDNLSEQYLTTCPTDQEYDVTHTVRHPGAPAIITEWLRTLLLREWDGNPQVPRSSAVGGAVQILSTLYRERNRLGLVPEDFHTQFFAERLDPLEMPVEWLGTMSNNNKTMHLLSYSFLFPPPALVIYFRALNYSVMSKYYESAMTTTRHVTQTAFGPIHVNDDVSLLSRMKTSMSTYLVLVVRRDNVVTDALNQLWRREKRELMRPLKVQMGMDEGEEGLDHGGVQQEFFRVLMAEALDPSYGMFTVDPRTRISWFQPCSLEPLYKFELLGLLLSLAVYNGLTLPVNFPVAFYRKLLGLKVKHLDQIQDGWTELAKGLEGLLTWQDSDVGDIFMRTYEFSFEAFGRVETVDMQRVDRDAMWPLPSRSMPVDGKYSTAWSDVPHYGDRANPSPPSSMAAEATELMSCESSHGDFAKSMEGSISIQSPTPPAEEACLVTNQNRHQFVKDYIFWLTDKSIRPQYEAFARGFYTCLDRSALSIFTPEALKTVVEGIQEINVKELEQHARYEGGFGPSHPVIRDFWSIVQKFSAEKKAQLLEFVTASDRVPVNGIASIMFVIQKNGVGDAVSFPSSIFRFCSILTRLQRLPTSLTCFGRLLLPEYSCKSVLEEKLNKALENARGFGVA is encoded by the exons ATGACCAGGCTCCGCGGAGCTTCAGAGAGATTGCCAGATGTTGCGCGCGACAGTCCGCAGTTCTACCGGTCGAAACTCCCGCCCAATGCACCGGAGGTTATCGTTCAGAATACAGTCGAAGTGTCGCATCCGGCCCAGGTCTTGCCGTGGTATCGCGATGATCGACGGAGGCAGTTTCATCTTTTGGTTCGCAG ATATAAAAACCAAGTTCTTTATGGATGTCAGGATCCCAACTGCCTTACATCGACTTGTGCCAGTTACCGGAGGAGAGTTACCGAAGGACCGTTTCGTCGCTACACCGAGTTAAGCGCCCGGACACTGGCCTGCTACCTAGCAAGCTTGGATAATGCCGAGAACGGCCTTTGTCGCAATCCTCCCAGATCGTTCTGGGAATCGCCGCATGATGCCCCACGTCGATCTAGAAGACATAGCCGTGGACTTCCGGAGCGCGACGAGACGGGAAAGCATGGGAATTCGATAGCACAACAGGAAAGTGCCTCTACAGAGGTCGCGCAGGCCAGCAGCCATATACAAAAGTCCACAGATCAATATACGGCAtcggagaagttgaaggaCCCCAAATCCTTCACGCAAAATCTCTTCGACACACTGTCTTTGCGGATGGTCGACTGGCTTCCTCTGCGGCGTTCACATGACACCCTAGATTCACGTCCTGACCGAGCGCCAACGCAACCTGCGCCTCATCCCCCAAAACTGGACAGTCACCCCAGCAAATCCGACTCTAAAAAGGACGAGCGTCCCCCGAGTCGCAGGTATTCTGGTACTCCCAGTGGGAATTACTGCACTTATTCGCCGCGGACCTCTAGCCGTCAACCGGCTGCGGTGGAGGTAAAGCTGCCCAACCAACATGTGAAACGCCTTTCGCTCACAGAGTCGGATCAATGGTGTCAGGGTCCGCGGTCGAGCTTTGAAGAAAAGGTGCATCCGGAGCGAAAGCCGGCTAAAAAGCTTTCTATAAATGCGCACCCAACTACGACTGAATACACCAACCTGCCCTCGCCGCCGGCACTGAAACATCGCCCCCAAAAACATCGGGGAAGAACGGAGGAAGTTAATGGTATCAAGCCATCTGAGCgacagaagaaagagagacgTGTCTCCTGGGATGGATCGAAACTCTTGAATGACGTCCAAAGCTTTGAGAATCGACAACCTCCAGCAGTCACTCCAGAGCCGCCAATAGAGATCCAGTCACCCAGTGACCGCAAGCCGAAGCGCAAGTCGCAACCTTGTCAAAAGGAAACTGTACCGACAGTTCAGACAGTCACACATCTCTCAAAGGAGATTGTCGATGGGCTAGGGCAAGTCATGATACAgtctgaagaagaagctcaGCGATGGAAAGAAGAACTCGAATATATGGAACTTACCGGTAACTACGATGGTTCTGATTGGTTTTCTGCAACACCACGCCAGCAGCAGGCGTTCGCCTTTGTCGCCCAGTCAGTATTTTATTCATTAAGCGGTCCGAGGCAGATCTTGCGTTGCTTTCGAAAAGGTGCAAGCGGCAATAACAACGGGAAAGACAGGTCGCCACGCCTTGATTTCCGAGAGATCCAATCGTCACTCCGCAAGCTCACAACTGTATGCCCCTGGGATATGGTCTTACATAGCCTGTGGGGTGCTGTGGGGAAGTTATTTGTTCCTCCCAAGGAATTACCCATGTCTGGCAGACATTCGCGACGTTCATCAGCAACTTCGAGCATAGCAGCACCCGTATCAGCTCCTATACTGGTGCGTCGAGCTTCTGATAACACACAGGAAGAGCACGTCACAGATGCGAATGCGGCTCATATAGTCACAGTTGCACTTTTCGCCTTGGCTGGATCGCTTCCTGAGGTGGACGCTTCAACATGGCGGGGCATTCTTCGGATGCGTGCTATTGGCACGGTGGCTGCGGATGCTGAAATGCGGAAACTTCCGTCTACAAGTGCTGAGTTGGTCACGGAGGTCACTGACAAATTCGAGCATGACCTTGCTCTCCGGCTTGCGAATCGTCTAGTTCGCGCCTTGACGGCGCGTTTAGCGTTCCATGAAATTTCAAAAGCACGCGATTCTACCTTCGCGCCCAAACGCAGCGTCTTGGACTTGATTGTGGATAATCTCAGCGAGCAGTACCTGACAACCTGCCCCACGGATCAGGAGTACGATGTCACTCACACTGTCCGGCATCCAGGTGCTCCTGCGATCATTACAGAGTGGCTGCGTACACTTCTACTTCGTGAATGGGACGGCAATCCACAGGTCCCACGAAGCAGTGCTGTTGGAGGCGCGGTGCAGATTCTTTCGACACTGTACAGAGAACGGAATCGTCTCGGTCTTGTCCCTGAAGACTTTCACACGCAATTTTTTGCAGAGAGGCTGGATCCTCTGGAGATGCCTGTGGAATGGCTAGGGACCATGTCTAATAACAACAAGACTATGCATCTATTGTCATACTCGTTTTTGTTTCCACCACCGGCTTTGGTCATCTACTTCCGTGCTTTGAATTACTCCGTCATGTCCAAATATTACGAATCTGCGATGACTACAACCCGTCATGTCACTCAGACGGCATTTGGCCCCATCCATGTCAATGACGACGTATCCCTGCTGTCGCGGATGAAGACATCGATGTCGACATACTTGGTCCTGGTTGTACGACGCGACAACGTCGTTACTGATGCGCTGAATCAGCTTTGGCGACGCGAAAAGCGCGAGCTGATGCGTCCGTTGAAGGTGCAGATGGGCATGGATGAGGGCGAGGAAGGCCTCGACCATGGTGGTGTACAGCAGGAGTTCTTCCGAGTGCTCATGGCAGAGGCTTTGGATCCGTCTTACGGCATGTTTACCGTCGACCCGCGTACGCGGATCTCATGGTTCCAGCCATGCTCGTTGGAGCCGCTTTATAAATTCGAACTCCTTGGGCTTTTGCTGTCTCTTGCGGTGTATAACGGTCTAACCCTACCGGTTAACTTTCCGGTTGCCTTCTACCGCAAATTACTTGGCCTCAAGGTGAAGCACCTGGACCAAATACAGGATGGCTGGACTGAACTAGCCAAGGGTCTCGAGGGGCTTTTGACATGGCAGGACAGTGACGTGGGAGACATCTTCATGCGAACCTACGAGTTCAGTTTTGAAGCCTTCGGACGCGTGGAGACTGTTGACATGCAGCGAGTCGACCGAGACGCCATGTGGCCGCTGCCGTCGAGATCCATGCCTGTTGATGGTAAATACTCAACTGCCTGGTCGGACGTCCCTCATTACGGAGACCGCGCGAACCCGAGTCCGCCCTCCTCGATGGCTGCCGAAGCGACGGAACTCATGTCCTGCGAGTCGTCACATGGGGACTTTGCCAAATCCATGGAAGGCTCGATCTCAATACAGTCTCCTACGCCGCCGGCCGAAGAAGCGTGTCTCGTGACAAACCAGAATCGCCATCAATTCGTCAAGGACTATATCTTCTGGCTGACGGATAAGTCAATCCGGCCGCAGTATGAGGCATTCGCGCGGGGGTTTTACACCTGTCTCGATCGATCTGCCTTGTCAATCTTTACTCCGGAGGCATTGAAGACGGTCGTCGAGGGGATCCAGGAGATTAACGTGAAAGAGCTCGAACAGCACGCGCGGTATGAGGGTGGATTCGGTCCGAGCCACCCTGTTATCCGGGATTTCTGGAGCATTGTGCAGAAATTCTCGGCGGAGAAAAAAGCGCAACTTCTGGAGTTTGTCACAGCAAGCGACCGCGTGCCTGTTAACGGGATTGCGAGCATAATGTTCGTTATCCAGAAGAACGGAGTGGGGGATGCTGTAAGTTTTCCTTCATCTATCTTCCGGTTTTGCTCCATACTAACTCGATTGCAGCGCCTTCCAACCAGTCTAACTTGTTTCGGCCGGCTTCTCCTGCCGGAATATTCCTGCAAGAGCGTATTGGAAGAGAAGTTAAACAAAGCTTTGGAAAATGCCCGGGGCTTTGGCGTTGCATAG